Proteins encoded together in one uncultured Flavobacterium sp. window:
- a CDS encoding VOC family protein produces MQHKAVSIRPFIGAKDFEISRSFYQDLGFEEGVLDPKFSVFKTGDLAFYLQDYYDKSWNENTMIFLEVEDVDYYYNELLKLNLTKKYGVKLTPTSHFDWGSECFLHDPSGVLWHFGKFNK; encoded by the coding sequence ATGCAACACAAAGCAGTATCAATCCGACCATTTATTGGAGCCAAAGATTTTGAAATCTCCAGAAGTTTCTATCAGGATTTAGGTTTCGAAGAAGGAGTTTTAGATCCAAAGTTTTCTGTTTTTAAAACAGGAGATTTAGCCTTTTATCTTCAGGATTATTATGATAAAAGCTGGAATGAAAACACGATGATTTTTCTTGAAGTCGAAGATGTTGATTACTATTACAACGAACTTTTGAAACTCAATCTGACTAAAAAATATGGTGTAAAACTAACTCCAACGAGTCATTTTGATTGGGGAAGCGAATGTTTTTTACACGATCCATCCGGTGTTTTATGGCATTTTGGGAAGTTTAATAAGTAA
- a CDS encoding acyltransferase, with protein sequence MHKKLYGLDHLRAFAICFVFLFHYQLFECPEWLPNIAKFGWTGVDLFFVLSGFLISSQLFFQIKNDVRISFKDFFLKRFFRILPLFWFVTGVYFLIPLFREREALPPIWKLLTFTQNFDLNLRDFGTFSHAWSLCVEEHFYFLLPIALILLQKYKQFHKAYWVLIGLFIFGLIIRFYSWKILYLPHTVDENAWLFWYKYIYYPTYNRLDGLLIGVSIAAVYQFIPALWNVISKYGNLFFIVSLITLVAAYFLCYEEHSFYASIFGFPLIGIGYGFMVIGAISPTSFLYQINSKITTSIATLSYGIYLIHKGIIHITQMLLSYFGFDSSSTFSLIICIISCIMIAFILHQIIEKPFMKLRRKWVT encoded by the coding sequence GTGCACAAAAAATTATATGGATTAGATCATTTACGCGCTTTTGCAATATGTTTCGTCTTTTTATTTCATTATCAACTTTTTGAATGTCCTGAATGGTTACCAAATATAGCAAAATTTGGTTGGACAGGTGTAGATTTATTTTTCGTTTTAAGCGGTTTTTTAATATCTTCTCAGTTATTTTTTCAAATTAAAAATGATGTTAGAATTTCATTTAAAGATTTCTTTTTAAAACGTTTTTTCAGAATTCTTCCTTTATTTTGGTTTGTAACAGGAGTTTACTTTTTAATTCCATTATTTAGAGAGCGTGAGGCGCTTCCTCCAATATGGAAACTACTAACATTTACCCAAAATTTCGACTTAAACCTTCGCGATTTTGGAACTTTTTCGCACGCTTGGTCACTTTGTGTCGAAGAGCATTTTTATTTTCTTTTACCAATTGCACTTATTCTTTTGCAGAAATACAAACAATTTCATAAAGCCTATTGGGTTTTAATCGGACTTTTTATTTTTGGTTTGATTATTCGATTTTATAGTTGGAAAATCTTATATCTTCCTCATACTGTAGACGAAAATGCATGGCTTTTTTGGTACAAATACATCTATTATCCAACTTATAATCGTTTAGATGGACTTTTAATTGGAGTTTCTATTGCAGCAGTATATCAATTTATACCCGCTTTATGGAACGTAATTTCTAAGTATGGAAATCTTTTTTTTATAGTTAGCTTAATTACATTAGTTGCAGCTTACTTTTTATGTTATGAAGAACATTCTTTTTATGCTTCCATTTTTGGATTCCCTTTAATAGGAATCGGATATGGATTTATGGTTATTGGCGCCATTTCACCAACCAGTTTTTTATATCAGATTAATTCAAAAATCACTACTTCCATCGCCACATTATCTTATGGTATTTACTTAATTCATAAGGGAATTATTCATATTACACAGATGCTTTTAAGTTATTTTGGTTTTGATTCAAGCAGTACTTTCAGTTTAATAATCTGTATTATTTCATGCATCATGATTGCCTTTATACTTCATCAAATAATAGAAAAACCATTTATGAAACTAAGACGAAAATGGGTTACTTAA
- a CDS encoding DUF2625 domain-containing protein: protein MMQKFPIIILMFLSFAVTAQNKMKSTEELIDKKDPAWATVEDWIKTAKNKVEVLPVDAVKAKETLYNTQVTTRSTMGAVVFMTGGILVDDGWIRILGSGNSRFNRTLSDWNKGKSFKEFGETPSFILIADDAIGGFYLLNGGGLGTDLGKIYYFSPDNLEFEPLDITYSEFLGFCFNNDLDKFYEGNRWNGWRQDVSKLKGDEVFNFYPFLWTAEGSDINKSSRKIIPIQEQYSLNLDLRKQLGFDQ, encoded by the coding sequence ATGATGCAGAAGTTTCCAATAATTATATTGATGTTTTTAAGTTTTGCTGTAACAGCACAAAACAAAATGAAAAGTACTGAAGAACTTATAGATAAAAAAGATCCGGCTTGGGCAACTGTCGAAGACTGGATTAAAACGGCAAAAAACAAAGTTGAGGTTTTGCCTGTAGATGCTGTAAAAGCAAAAGAAACACTGTATAATACCCAAGTGACAACGCGTTCGACAATGGGAGCAGTTGTTTTTATGACTGGCGGAATTTTGGTTGATGATGGCTGGATTAGAATTTTGGGTTCGGGAAATTCAAGATTTAATCGCACACTTTCGGATTGGAACAAAGGAAAATCGTTTAAAGAATTTGGCGAAACACCATCTTTTATATTAATTGCAGATGATGCAATTGGTGGTTTTTATCTTTTAAATGGAGGCGGGTTAGGAACTGATTTAGGAAAGATTTATTATTTTTCTCCTGATAATCTCGAATTTGAACCACTGGATATTACGTATTCTGAGTTTTTAGGATTTTGTTTTAATAATGATTTAGATAAATTCTATGAAGGCAACAGATGGAATGGATGGCGACAAGATGTTTCGAAATTAAAAGGCGATGAGGTTTTTAATTTTTATCCTTTTCTATGGACCGCCGAAGGAAGCGATATTAATAAAAGCTCAAGAAAAATAATTCCGATTCAGGAACAATATAGTTTAAATCTGGATTTACGAAAACAACTTGGTTTTGATCAGTAA
- a CDS encoding cation:proton antiporter, which translates to MIEFFKHFIHEFELPLSNPVLIFSLILFIILLSPILLKKINIPGIIGLIISGVIIGPHGLNILAKNSAVDLFSTIGLLYIMFIAGLELDMNEFKANRNKSLLFGFFTFILPLSIGFPVCFYLLKYDFNASFLTASMFATHTLVAYPIVSKLGIAKNQAVAITVGGTILTDTAVLIILAVIMGSSQGNLNQAFWIKLTVSLAIFSAIMFLVIPRIAKWFFKKLESEKHAHYIFVLSVVFFAAFLAEVAGVEPIIGAFVAGLALNPLIPHSSALMNRIEFIGNSLFIPFFLISVGMLVDISVILSGPTALIVAGTLSVVAIFGKWIAAFFTQIVFKYTKTERQLIFGLSSAHAAATLAVILVGFKAQILDENILNGTIILILITCIVASFATEKAAKKIAICEEEVSHEDAYGDQILDEHILIPLAKTSATASLLDFALLIKDKKSANPVTLLTIVPNNDQAEINILKYRKAVDKFVIQGSASEVKINTIARIDHNPASGIARTSKEIMSDIVIVGWPRKTGFLDKIFGENVDSIINNVDKSLFICRFQKTFIEEKRLVFICPPFSERGVGFHLLLQKICRLSQELSIPIVIYAEYKTHQAIQEIAAKLKLNAKLGFKSILDWDNFESISDEIKPTDLIVFNLSRKGSVSYQSIFDKLPQKFEKSFSDNNLILVYAQDDRKETAMDAYEDFSATPLTKGLEAIEQIGRGLGNILKKG; encoded by the coding sequence ATGATAGAATTTTTCAAGCATTTTATACACGAATTCGAATTACCACTTAGTAACCCAGTATTGATTTTTTCGTTGATACTTTTTATTATACTGCTGTCTCCCATTTTACTTAAAAAAATAAATATCCCCGGTATCATCGGACTTATTATTTCCGGGGTTATCATAGGGCCTCACGGATTAAATATTCTGGCAAAAAACTCTGCAGTCGATTTATTTTCGACAATTGGACTTCTCTATATCATGTTTATTGCCGGTCTTGAACTCGATATGAATGAGTTTAAAGCGAATAGAAATAAGAGTTTATTGTTTGGTTTTTTTACTTTCATTTTACCGCTTTCGATAGGATTTCCGGTTTGTTTTTATTTACTGAAATATGATTTTAATGCCAGTTTTTTAACCGCAAGCATGTTTGCAACACATACTTTGGTAGCGTATCCAATTGTGAGTAAACTTGGAATTGCAAAAAATCAGGCAGTTGCTATAACTGTTGGAGGAACGATTTTAACTGATACAGCCGTTTTGATTATTTTGGCTGTCATTATGGGAAGCAGTCAGGGAAATCTGAATCAGGCTTTTTGGATAAAACTAACAGTTTCATTAGCTATTTTCTCGGCAATTATGTTTTTGGTTATTCCGAGGATTGCAAAATGGTTTTTTAAGAAATTAGAAAGCGAGAAACACGCCCATTATATTTTTGTGCTTTCAGTCGTTTTCTTCGCCGCGTTTTTGGCCGAAGTAGCAGGAGTAGAGCCAATTATTGGAGCATTCGTTGCCGGTTTGGCACTGAATCCATTAATTCCCCATTCGTCAGCATTAATGAACAGAATTGAGTTTATAGGAAACTCGTTATTTATTCCTTTTTTCCTGATTTCTGTGGGAATGTTGGTCGATATTAGCGTAATTCTTAGCGGGCCAACAGCTTTAATTGTTGCAGGAACTTTGAGTGTTGTCGCTATTTTTGGAAAATGGATTGCAGCATTTTTTACTCAAATTGTTTTTAAATATACAAAGACTGAAAGACAGCTTATTTTTGGATTAAGCAGTGCACACGCGGCTGCAACTCTTGCCGTTATTTTGGTTGGATTTAAAGCACAAATTCTGGACGAAAACATCTTAAACGGAACGATTATCTTAATCCTGATTACTTGTATCGTAGCTTCGTTTGCCACTGAAAAAGCGGCTAAAAAGATTGCGATTTGCGAAGAAGAAGTTTCGCATGAAGATGCATACGGCGATCAGATTCTGGATGAACATATATTGATTCCGTTAGCAAAAACTTCGGCGACAGCCAGTTTATTAGATTTTGCACTTTTGATAAAAGACAAGAAATCAGCTAATCCGGTGACATTGTTAACCATTGTTCCAAATAACGATCAGGCCGAAATTAATATTTTGAAGTATCGAAAAGCCGTTGATAAATTTGTAATTCAAGGATCAGCCTCAGAAGTAAAAATTAATACAATTGCCAGAATCGATCATAATCCTGCAAGCGGAATTGCGAGAACTTCTAAAGAAATCATGTCAGATATTGTGATTGTAGGCTGGCCAAGAAAAACAGGTTTCCTGGATAAAATTTTTGGAGAAAATGTAGATTCAATCATCAATAATGTAGACAAAAGTTTATTTATTTGTAGATTTCAAAAAACATTTATAGAAGAAAAAAGATTGGTTTTTATTTGCCCGCCTTTTTCTGAAAGAGGAGTTGGATTTCATCTTTTGTTACAAAAAATCTGTAGATTATCACAAGAATTAAGTATTCCGATTGTGATTTATGCCGAGTATAAAACGCATCAGGCTATTCAGGAAATTGCGGCTAAATTGAAGTTGAATGCCAAATTAGGTTTTAAAAGTATTTTGGATTGGGATAATTTTGAATCTATTTCAGATGAAATAAAACCAACGGATTTAATTGTTTTCAACTTATCCAGAAAAGGTTCCGTTTCTTACCAATCAATTTTTGATAAATTACCTCAGAAATTCGAAAAATCATTCAGTGATAATAACCTGATTTTGGTTTACGCTCAGGACGATCGCAAAGAAACGGCGATGGATGCTTATGAAGATTTTAGCGCTACACCATTAACAAAAGGTCTTGAAGCGATTGAGCAAATTGGTCGTGGTTTAGGCAATATTTTGAAGAAAGGCTAG
- a CDS encoding L-serine ammonia-lyase, translating to MEECISVFDMLKIGVGPSSSHTLGPWRAAERFLEELKDESILDQIKRVKVDLYGSLSLTGKGHATDLSVMLGLSGQDPEYIPVENIAGIIKTIEDTNEIVLANQYKIPFYFLQDIVFNKEFLPFHANGLKFTAYKADDSEYESTFYSIGGGFVVKEERTNAKINEVIKCAFPFPIQNAVELLNYTVSENKSISEIVYENEKSMRSEAEIHSELMRIWNTMLECMYIGCHTGGILPGGLNVRRRAFDMHQNLIGLSNYSDPQSWLEEIRKTEVKFRQILKWVSCFALAVNEVNASLGRVVTAPTNGSAGVIPAVLMYYLVIENHNAGEKEIKQFLMVAGEIGSIFKKGSTISAAMGGCQAEIGVSSSMAAAALCELMGGTPAQVLMAAEIAMEHHLGLTCDPIGGLVQIPCIERNTMGAIKAINAAELALETDSKNAKVPLDKVINTMWETAKDMNSKYKETSEGGLAIAVNLADC from the coding sequence ATGGAAGAATGTATCTCTGTTTTTGATATGCTTAAAATTGGTGTTGGTCCCTCAAGTTCACATACTTTAGGACCTTGGAGAGCCGCAGAACGTTTTTTGGAAGAGCTGAAAGACGAATCAATTTTAGACCAGATTAAACGTGTAAAAGTCGATTTATACGGATCGCTTTCGTTAACCGGAAAAGGTCACGCTACTGATTTATCAGTTATGTTGGGTTTAAGTGGTCAGGATCCTGAATATATTCCCGTTGAGAATATTGCAGGAATTATTAAAACAATCGAAGACACGAACGAAATTGTTTTGGCTAACCAATACAAAATTCCGTTTTATTTTCTTCAGGATATTGTTTTCAATAAAGAATTCCTTCCCTTTCATGCCAATGGATTAAAATTTACGGCTTATAAAGCAGATGATTCTGAGTATGAATCTACGTTTTATTCTATTGGAGGAGGTTTTGTTGTGAAAGAAGAACGCACAAATGCCAAAATCAATGAGGTTATAAAATGTGCTTTCCCATTCCCGATTCAAAATGCTGTTGAGCTTTTAAATTATACGGTTTCAGAAAACAAATCAATCTCTGAAATTGTTTATGAAAACGAAAAATCAATGCGTTCTGAAGCCGAAATTCACTCAGAATTAATGCGCATCTGGAACACAATGTTAGAATGTATGTATATTGGCTGTCACACCGGAGGAATTCTTCCCGGCGGATTAAACGTTCGCAGAAGAGCTTTTGACATGCACCAAAACTTAATAGGTTTATCTAATTATTCAGATCCACAAAGCTGGCTGGAAGAAATTAGAAAAACCGAAGTGAAATTTCGCCAGATCTTAAAATGGGTAAGTTGTTTTGCACTTGCCGTGAATGAAGTAAATGCTTCTTTAGGTCGTGTTGTTACTGCTCCTACAAACGGAAGCGCGGGTGTAATTCCTGCCGTTTTAATGTATTATCTGGTAATTGAAAACCATAATGCAGGCGAAAAAGAAATCAAACAATTTTTGATGGTTGCCGGAGAAATTGGAAGTATCTTTAAAAAAGGTTCTACTATTTCAGCTGCAATGGGCGGTTGTCAGGCCGAAATTGGTGTTTCGTCATCAATGGCTGCAGCGGCGCTTTGCGAATTAATGGGCGGAACTCCTGCTCAGGTTTTAATGGCTGCCGAAATCGCTATGGAACATCATTTAGGTTTAACCTGTGATCCAATTGGCGGTTTGGTTCAGATTCCGTGTATCGAAAGAAATACGATGGGCGCCATAAAAGCCATAAATGCTGCCGAATTGGCCCTTGAAACGGATTCTAAAAACGCAAAAGTGCCTTTGGATAAAGTAATTAATACGATGTGGGAAACCGCAAAAGATATGAATTCTAAATACAAAGAAACCTCCGAAGGCGGATTGGCAATTGCCGTAAATTTGGCGGATTGTTAA
- a CDS encoding SH3 domain-containing protein, producing the protein MKKYHFLFALLFCSVLSHSQDRYFLNSDTRLYTSKNTSADFLGYFKYGAEVQLLSKNENGWYKVKADNFSEGYVPENFIAERLNAKDIQTKDSENPIIEGGDNYYGSNHLFVLVAGLKARTQPDKNSKIREILYTGDPVAVNYLPKNPDEWVNINGSFSDEYAQFTLRKFIGKRPDFNALLKEFDKLDINAVADRKTVGERIVELAWNSENSTLAPAYQRYYEVVKQLNDPKLLADTELNMAIAKGAAKHKKEEEVRAFTKKAEFILKDVKTKSLFFSQKDLVKIFGKPSRKVTVDDGCGVYLSDLFYYYPDLEASVDEKKNQVEITKVFINENNKLVFNANSVLDDTLSEKSFIEKYGTYISASIKSPHSYSIQLEDSEFKIDFKDGKLFTIEIFLYC; encoded by the coding sequence ATGAAAAAATACCACTTTCTTTTCGCCTTATTGTTTTGCTCGGTTTTATCACATTCTCAAGATCGTTATTTTCTAAATTCAGATACAAGATTATATACTTCTAAAAACACTTCTGCTGATTTTTTGGGTTATTTTAAATATGGTGCCGAAGTACAATTACTTTCAAAAAATGAAAATGGCTGGTATAAAGTAAAAGCCGATAATTTCTCTGAAGGTTATGTTCCGGAGAACTTTATTGCTGAACGATTAAATGCCAAAGACATTCAGACAAAAGACAGCGAAAACCCAATTATAGAAGGCGGTGACAATTATTACGGTAGCAATCATCTCTTTGTTTTGGTTGCCGGTTTAAAAGCGAGAACACAACCAGATAAGAACTCAAAAATTAGAGAAATTTTATATACAGGAGATCCTGTTGCTGTTAATTATCTTCCTAAAAATCCAGACGAATGGGTCAATATAAATGGTAGTTTTAGTGATGAATATGCACAATTTACGCTTAGAAAATTCATTGGAAAAAGACCTGATTTTAATGCTTTATTAAAAGAATTCGACAAACTGGATATTAACGCTGTTGCTGATCGTAAAACCGTTGGCGAAAGAATCGTTGAATTGGCATGGAACAGCGAAAATTCTACATTGGCTCCTGCTTACCAAAGATATTATGAAGTTGTAAAACAATTAAATGATCCAAAACTTCTTGCAGATACTGAATTGAATATGGCTATAGCCAAAGGTGCAGCCAAACATAAAAAAGAGGAAGAAGTCAGGGCTTTTACCAAAAAAGCAGAATTTATATTGAAAGACGTAAAAACCAAATCTTTATTCTTCTCTCAAAAAGACCTGGTAAAAATATTCGGAAAACCTTCCAGAAAAGTAACTGTAGATGATGGATGCGGCGTTTATTTAAGTGACCTTTTTTATTATTATCCAGATTTAGAAGCTTCAGTAGACGAGAAAAAAAATCAGGTAGAAATTACTAAAGTTTTTATCAACGAAAACAACAAACTTGTTTTTAATGCAAATTCGGTTTTGGACGATACATTGTCTGAAAAATCCTTTATAGAAAAATACGGAACTTATATTAGTGCTTCTATAAAATCACCACACAGTTATTCTATTCAATTAGAAGACAGTGAATTTAAAATTGATTTCAAAGACGGAAAGTTATTTACTATAGAAATATTCCTCTATTGCTGA
- the panB gene encoding 3-methyl-2-oxobutanoate hydroxymethyltransferase yields the protein MSVAKKDYKRITTKSLIEMKSNGEKISMLTAYDFTMAKIVDTAGIDVILVGDSASNVMAGHETTLPITLDQMIYHASSVVRAVERALVVVDLPFGSYQSDPKEALRSAIRIMKESGGHAVKLEGGKEIKESIKKILNAGIPVMGHLGLTPQSIYKFGTYSVRAKEDEEAEKLIEDAKLLEKVGCFAIVLEKIPADLAQKVAESISIPVIGIGAGGGVDGQVLVIHDMLGMNNEFSPRFLRRYLNLYDDMTKAIGQYAADVKSRDFPNSGEQY from the coding sequence ATGTCAGTAGCAAAAAAAGATTATAAAAGAATCACAACAAAGTCATTAATCGAAATGAAAAGCAACGGAGAAAAGATCTCTATGCTTACCGCTTACGATTTTACAATGGCCAAAATTGTTGATACCGCAGGAATCGATGTGATTTTAGTGGGCGATTCAGCATCAAATGTTATGGCGGGTCACGAAACGACGTTGCCAATTACTTTAGATCAAATGATCTATCACGCTTCATCTGTAGTTCGTGCTGTTGAAAGAGCGTTAGTTGTGGTAGATTTACCTTTTGGAAGTTACCAGTCTGATCCAAAAGAAGCTTTGCGTTCTGCTATTAGAATCATGAAAGAAAGTGGGGGACACGCCGTGAAACTTGAAGGAGGAAAAGAAATAAAAGAATCTATCAAAAAAATATTAAATGCCGGAATTCCTGTTATGGGACATTTGGGTTTAACTCCACAATCGATTTATAAATTTGGAACTTACAGCGTACGTGCAAAAGAGGACGAAGAAGCTGAAAAACTAATCGAAGATGCAAAATTGCTTGAAAAAGTAGGTTGTTTTGCTATTGTTTTAGAAAAAATCCCAGCCGATTTAGCTCAAAAAGTTGCTGAAAGTATTTCAATTCCAGTTATCGGAATTGGTGCCGGAGGTGGTGTTGACGGACAAGTTTTGGTTATTCATGATATGTTAGGAATGAATAATGAATTTAGTCCGCGTTTCTTACGTCGTTACTTAAATTTATACGATGACATGACAAAAGCAATTGGTCAATATGCAGCTGATGTGAAGTCTCGTGATTTCCCAAATTCAGGTGAACAATACTAG
- a CDS encoding RluA family pseudouridine synthase — MKILSNKNNLQILHEDNHIIVINKRVGDIVQGDKTGDKPLSDVVKEYIKDKYNKPGDVFLGVIHRLDRPTTGIVVFARTSKALTRMNEMFSNRETQKTYWAIVKNKPQETTAKLVHYLKRNEKNNTSKAHLKEVPDSKIASLDYTVFKELQNYVALEINLHTGRHHQIRAQLAAIGSPIKGDLKYGFDRSNPDGGIHLHARKLVFVHPVSKETITIVAPTPDETIWNAL, encoded by the coding sequence ATGAAAATTCTTTCCAACAAAAACAACCTCCAAATTTTGCACGAAGACAATCACATAATTGTGATCAATAAGCGCGTAGGCGATATTGTGCAAGGTGATAAAACGGGAGATAAACCTTTATCAGATGTTGTCAAAGAATACATTAAAGACAAATACAATAAACCTGGTGACGTTTTTCTGGGTGTGATTCATCGTTTAGACAGACCCACAACCGGAATTGTTGTTTTTGCCAGAACCAGTAAAGCATTAACTCGCATGAACGAAATGTTCAGCAATCGCGAAACTCAAAAAACGTATTGGGCAATTGTCAAGAATAAACCTCAGGAAACAACTGCCAAATTGGTTCATTATCTTAAAAGAAACGAGAAAAATAATACTTCAAAAGCACATTTAAAAGAAGTTCCGGATAGTAAAATTGCCAGTTTAGATTATACTGTTTTTAAAGAACTTCAAAATTATGTGGCATTAGAAATTAATTTGCATACTGGTCGCCATCATCAAATTAGAGCGCAATTGGCAGCAATTGGATCTCCAATTAAGGGAGATTTAAAATATGGTTTTGACCGAAGCAATCCTGATGGCGGAATTCATCTTCATGCCAGAAAATTAGTTTTTGTGCATCCTGTTTCTAAAGAAACCATTACAATCGTAGCTCCTACTCCGGACGAAACAATTTGGAATGCGTTGTGA
- a CDS encoding aldehyde dehydrogenase, translating to MDYKNDIGYRKETLKKLLYNIQKSEDLIVKALYDDFKKPEFEAVLTETNYVISELKDTIKNIYNWAKPKRVLPSILNFPSTDYIFKEPYGNVLIIAPWNYPFQLALCPLISAVAAGNRVILKPSELTPNTSSIIAKIIEKTFHINHVDVFEGGVEVSNKLLAKRWDYIFFTGSVSVGKIIAKAAAENLTPVTLELGGKNPCIIDETANLKLAAKRIVWGKFINAGQTCIAPDYILVQKNMKTNFLSFLIEEITKAYGKKIEKSPDFARIINTKNWVRLDSMIEKEKVVFGGETDASNLYIPPTIIEEPDLDSPVMKEEIFGPILPILTYETQADIQNVVSRYEKPLAFYVFSENKSFAKKLIATYSFGGGCINDTVIHFSNKRLPFGGVGHSGIGAYHGQLSFDTFSHHKAVVKKGNWLDLPMRYAPYKDKLSSIKRLLDWL from the coding sequence ATGGACTATAAAAACGACATCGGATACAGAAAAGAAACGCTAAAAAAATTGTTGTATAACATTCAAAAAAGCGAAGATTTAATTGTAAAAGCTTTATACGATGATTTTAAAAAGCCCGAATTTGAAGCTGTTTTAACCGAGACAAATTATGTCATTTCGGAACTTAAAGACACGATCAAAAATATTTATAATTGGGCAAAGCCAAAACGCGTTTTACCATCAATTCTCAATTTTCCTTCTACAGATTATATCTTTAAAGAACCATACGGAAATGTCCTGATTATTGCACCTTGGAATTATCCTTTTCAATTGGCTTTATGTCCTTTGATTTCTGCCGTGGCAGCCGGAAACAGGGTTATTTTAAAACCTTCTGAACTCACTCCCAACACCTCATCAATAATTGCTAAGATTATCGAAAAAACATTTCATATCAATCACGTTGATGTTTTTGAAGGCGGTGTTGAAGTTTCGAATAAACTTCTGGCAAAACGCTGGGATTATATTTTCTTTACTGGAAGTGTTTCAGTTGGTAAAATTATTGCCAAAGCCGCTGCCGAAAATCTGACTCCGGTAACATTAGAATTAGGCGGAAAAAATCCTTGCATTATTGACGAAACTGCCAATTTAAAATTAGCTGCGAAACGAATTGTCTGGGGAAAATTTATAAATGCAGGACAAACTTGTATTGCGCCCGACTATATTTTGGTTCAGAAAAATATGAAAACCAATTTCCTTTCTTTCTTAATAGAAGAAATCACAAAGGCTTACGGCAAGAAAATAGAAAAATCTCCAGATTTTGCCCGCATTATCAATACTAAAAATTGGGTTCGTCTGGACAGTATGATCGAAAAAGAGAAAGTTGTTTTTGGCGGAGAAACTGACGCAAGCAATCTTTACATTCCTCCAACAATAATTGAAGAACCAGATTTAGATAGTCCTGTGATGAAAGAAGAAATATTTGGCCCAATCTTACCAATTCTAACTTACGAAACCCAAGCCGATATTCAAAATGTAGTTAGCCGTTATGAAAAGCCTCTTGCTTTTTATGTCTTTAGCGAAAATAAATCATTTGCAAAAAAACTAATTGCAACCTATTCTTTTGGCGGTGGTTGTATTAACGACACTGTTATTCATTTTTCTAATAAAAGATTACCCTTTGGCGGTGTTGGCCATAGCGGAATTGGCGCTTATCACGGTCAATTGAGTTTTGATACTTTTTCGCACCATAAAGCAGTCGTCAAAAAAGGAAACTGGCTTGATTTACCAATGCGATATGCCCCTTACAAAGACAAATTATCTTCTATTAAACGTTTATTAGACTGGCTGTAA